In a genomic window of Saccharothrix sp. HUAS TT1:
- the pglX gene encoding BREX-2 system adenine-specific DNA-methyltransferase PglX has translation MLLKDLRKQVTVLEEDLRTRSDEEPFASALKTEYDEARKAERTAATYGAWRDERVTQVAVAWVLGTVFVRFCEDNGLIEWPFIAGPGNRLADAVERHEAFFKEHPEKNDRDWIVAAFDHLASSHKTVEGLFDKRYNPLWEITPSFEQATALLNFWRRRGDDGEIRYGFADDDWDTRFLGDLYQDLSEHARKTYALLQTPEFVEEFILDLTLEPAVDEFGLKGLRTIDPACGSGHFLLGIFHRLLAKWRVAEPGTSDWELISRSLESVHGCDKNPFAASIARFRLLVAALRAAGRPRLEKASIFPINVAVGDSLLHGHGAPGVQGSLFESENAYTYRTEDVAEYRSINLLGASSYHAVVGNPPYITPKDKQENENYRRGYDVCSGTYALSAPFAQRFFQLAKRSTGDSRNAGHVGQITANSFIRRKFGRKLVENFFPTVHLTRVIDTSSAFIPGHGTPTVILVGKNHYGRISDPIRLVHSLKGEPSEPEVPAEGAAWLAVSTLARHPLHKSEWALSRDADRLEFSKHPWPLTGGLSSEIAKAMESDSIPLENRVTSIGYTGQTNSDDSFLATLKSLERSKISPDFYRPFITGADIRDFTTQVHQVAIFPYSTAGELRKINEDTSLLRRMWPHRTLLGSRATFNGSTYREEDRAWWSWHQVARSRLSGPALTWSFVATHQHFAYLDDCMLHNRSAPLLKLPEDASRKSYLSLLGLLNSSAACFWLKQVSHDKGSQSGSGGFMHDEWERFYEFTGTGLQKFPAPLNLPVSTAEILHNLTQKLTEDVLPMKKSPSKLFRANLDARSAKKQDVRRKVIALQEELDWKVYESYGLLNRSEAGMVLSSNTEVVPEVNLGERAFEIVLARKVATEGGETVWFTRHGSTPFTEVPNHWPQWYQDIVQARIEIIEKRPDIALIERPEYKRRWATVPWEKREAEALRNWLVDRCEKPELWFALRDGMKHPRTLTVSQLADQFRDDADMNSVAQLYATDHLKKRDLTLAQVLEQVIADQHVPYLAALRYKDSGLRKREQWEEVWELQREEDRTGKRLDIPVPPKYGSGDFRKTSYWSQRGKLDVPKERFISYPDASPDADPTLLLGWAGWDHKDQAQALVNTVNDRTEQSGWSAERLTPLLAGLLEVLPWVKQWHGEYDDEWGGVPADEYDAYLTEQRAKHQLTEDDLRAWRPAAPTRGRRAAKKD, from the coding sequence ATGCTCCTGAAAGACTTGCGCAAACAGGTCACTGTCCTGGAGGAAGATTTACGAACGCGCAGTGACGAGGAGCCGTTCGCCAGTGCGCTGAAGACGGAGTACGACGAAGCGCGCAAGGCCGAGCGCACTGCGGCGACGTATGGTGCGTGGCGGGACGAGCGTGTCACGCAGGTCGCGGTGGCGTGGGTGCTGGGCACGGTGTTCGTGCGGTTCTGCGAGGACAACGGCCTGATCGAGTGGCCGTTCATCGCCGGGCCGGGCAATCGGCTAGCCGATGCGGTGGAGCGGCACGAGGCGTTCTTCAAGGAACACCCGGAGAAGAACGACCGGGACTGGATCGTCGCCGCGTTCGACCACCTGGCGTCGTCGCACAAGACCGTCGAGGGTTTGTTCGACAAGCGATACAACCCGCTATGGGAGATCACGCCGTCGTTCGAGCAGGCTACGGCACTGCTGAACTTCTGGCGACGACGCGGCGACGACGGCGAGATCCGCTACGGCTTCGCCGATGACGACTGGGACACTCGTTTCCTCGGCGACCTCTATCAGGACCTGTCGGAACACGCACGCAAGACTTACGCGTTGTTGCAGACGCCGGAGTTCGTGGAGGAGTTCATCCTCGACCTGACGCTGGAGCCAGCCGTCGATGAGTTCGGTCTCAAGGGTCTACGCACCATCGACCCAGCCTGCGGATCAGGTCACTTCCTACTTGGCATCTTTCACCGCCTGCTCGCGAAGTGGCGCGTCGCCGAACCCGGCACAAGCGACTGGGAACTGATTTCCCGATCTCTTGAATCGGTACACGGCTGCGACAAGAACCCATTTGCCGCTTCCATCGCTCGCTTCCGTCTTCTAGTAGCCGCACTACGCGCCGCAGGGAGACCGAGGTTGGAGAAGGCGTCGATCTTCCCAATCAACGTCGCCGTAGGCGACTCGTTGCTCCATGGCCACGGAGCACCCGGCGTACAAGGAAGTCTTTTCGAGTCAGAAAATGCTTACACCTACCGCACAGAAGACGTTGCCGAATACCGGTCAATCAACCTTCTCGGCGCATCGAGCTATCACGCGGTAGTAGGAAACCCTCCATATATCACCCCCAAAGACAAGCAAGAAAACGAAAACTACCGCCGGGGCTACGATGTCTGCTCGGGCACTTACGCACTATCAGCACCTTTTGCACAGAGATTTTTTCAGCTCGCAAAAAGATCTACGGGCGATAGCCGTAACGCTGGGCACGTTGGACAGATTACAGCAAACTCTTTCATAAGACGCAAGTTCGGCAGAAAACTTGTCGAAAACTTTTTCCCTACCGTCCATCTCACAAGAGTAATCGATACTTCGAGCGCCTTCATTCCTGGACACGGAACACCCACTGTAATCTTGGTGGGAAAAAATCATTACGGTCGAATCTCAGACCCCATCCGCCTCGTACATAGTCTTAAAGGCGAACCTAGCGAACCGGAAGTACCGGCGGAAGGTGCTGCCTGGCTTGCCGTGTCGACACTAGCTCGACATCCTTTGCACAAGTCAGAATGGGCTCTTTCGCGCGACGCGGATCGACTGGAATTCTCTAAGCACCCCTGGCCTCTAACTGGAGGACTTAGCAGCGAAATCGCGAAAGCAATGGAGTCGGATTCGATACCCCTAGAGAATCGCGTCACTTCAATAGGATACACCGGCCAGACAAACTCCGATGACTCCTTTCTGGCGACACTTAAATCGCTGGAAAGATCAAAGATAAGCCCAGATTTTTATAGGCCCTTCATTACCGGTGCAGACATCCGAGACTTCACAACCCAAGTCCACCAAGTGGCCATCTTCCCCTACAGCACCGCAGGAGAGCTACGAAAGATTAACGAAGACACTAGCCTACTTCGCCGAATGTGGCCGCATAGGACACTACTTGGCTCACGAGCCACATTTAACGGATCAACCTACCGAGAGGAAGATCGCGCTTGGTGGAGTTGGCATCAAGTTGCTCGATCTAGGCTCTCAGGTCCCGCTCTGACATGGTCTTTTGTTGCAACACACCAACATTTCGCATATCTTGATGACTGCATGTTGCATAATAGGTCCGCACCACTGCTCAAATTGCCAGAAGATGCAAGCCGGAAAAGCTACCTATCACTACTCGGCCTGCTAAATTCTTCAGCAGCATGCTTCTGGCTAAAGCAAGTTAGCCACGACAAAGGGAGCCAATCCGGAAGCGGCGGCTTCATGCACGACGAATGGGAGCGATTCTACGAATTTACAGGAACCGGCCTCCAGAAATTTCCGGCCCCCCTCAATCTTCCCGTTTCTACGGCGGAGATACTGCATAATCTCACACAAAAGCTTACCGAAGATGTCCTGCCTATGAAGAAAAGCCCGTCAAAGCTTTTCCGTGCGAATCTTGATGCCAGGTCAGCAAAAAAGCAGGATGTTCGAAGGAAGGTCATCGCTTTACAGGAAGAGCTGGATTGGAAGGTGTACGAGTCTTACGGCCTGCTGAACAGAAGCGAGGCTGGAATGGTTCTATCAAGCAATACAGAGGTCGTACCTGAGGTCAACCTTGGAGAACGCGCTTTTGAGATCGTTTTGGCGCGCAAGGTAGCAACCGAAGGAGGCGAGACTGTATGGTTCACCCGTCACGGATCCACACCATTTACCGAAGTTCCGAATCACTGGCCGCAGTGGTACCAAGACATTGTGCAGGCGCGCATTGAAATAATCGAGAAGCGACCTGACATCGCCCTGATTGAGCGTCCCGAGTACAAGCGCCGCTGGGCCACTGTCCCCTGGGAGAAGCGCGAAGCTGAGGCCCTGCGCAACTGGTTGGTGGACCGCTGCGAGAAGCCCGAACTGTGGTTCGCCCTGCGCGACGGCATGAAGCACCCCCGCACGCTCACCGTCAGCCAGCTCGCCGATCAGTTCCGTGACGACGCCGACATGAACTCCGTCGCCCAGCTCTACGCGACCGACCACCTGAAGAAGCGCGACCTCACCCTGGCCCAGGTCCTCGAACAGGTCATCGCCGACCAGCACGTCCCCTACCTCGCCGCCCTCCGCTACAAGGACTCCGGCCTGCGCAAGCGCGAGCAGTGGGAAGAGGTCTGGGAGCTTCAGCGTGAAGAGGACCGCACCGGCAAGCGCCTGGACATCCCGGTGCCCCCGAAGTACGGCAGCGGCGACTTCCGGAAGACGAGCTACTGGTCCCAGCGCGGCAAGCTCGACGTCCCCAAGGAGCGCTTCATCTCCTATCCGGACGCGAGCCCCGACGCGGACCCGACGCTCCTGCTCGGCTGGGCCGGCTGGGATCACAAGGACCAGGCGCAAGCGCTGGTCAACACGGTCAACGACCGCACCGAGCAGTCCGGCTGGTCCGCCGAACGGCTGACCCCACTGCTCGCCGGCCTGCTCGAAGTGCTGCCCTGGGTCAAGCAGTGGCACGGCGAGTACGACGATGAGTGGGGCGGAGTCCCCGCAGACGAGTACGACGCCTACCTGACCGAGCAACGGGCCAAGCACCAGCTCACCGAAGACGACCTGCGCGCGTGGCGACCGGCCGCGCCCACGCGGGGACGACGCGCGGCGAAGAAGGACTGA
- a CDS encoding PglY protein, with product MSTAEMYLRDVIHIPESVHAGDFKVELSGGFTETDARVSEYVVTDQLQAAFRKALSVVRAAVRDGNSHAAYLHGSFGSGKSHFLTVLHAVLHNEPSAREKTGLQPVIAENDDWLGGKKFLMVPYHLVGAADIDSAILGGYVATTRKLHPDKPTPAVYRSDAMLADARRQREFLADDGKFAQWLESGTPQESGDEDDLDPIDSVSTWTTAKLDQAFTAPQGDTLRSALESALLSGPMSSYTRGASGDQQAFIPLENGLAVISRHARDVLHYDGIILFLDEMILWLQANMKDQRFVNNQVSKLVKLIESGDADRVLPIVSFISRQRDLSKLVGEDVTGAEMKNLEAQVNYLAGRFDVVELEDRNLPAIIKERVLKPVSPQARTALDEAFATIESANALSRDVLLDSGGVTGATWAEFRDVYPLSPALLNVLVTLSGALQRERTGLKLLQEMLRRRRADMKLGELIPLGDLWDVLSDGTGEAFTDKLKREADAAHRFHSKVRAHLLEKYGSEGDTRFVQDDRLVKTLLLASLAPAVPALSRLTGARLAALNHGSIRSRVGTPASVVVQRLRALQAEFGELRSEGDEDPVFSLHLSDLDIEPLLEKVGEQDSLGARRVWIKDQLWQALGVKDSQEFVSEREVVWRGTRRVAEFVFGNVRDHSDLPDMQFTPSVDGRVRFVLDYPFDAAGAPPVDDARRVQKLKREGTEAATVVWLPHFLSSQKSGQLGRLLKINYLLERDRLDDHAANLSTDDRIRVRHQLQAQKDNLTTQLRAALQQLYGISGGDEGTIGAEVGEDGHVLSLLPSHKPRLHGGAAFEYNLLALADSAFDVLYPKHPDFDVTRSRKPVTTGELRTVLKWVTEAQESGNQRIVVDRKDLALVRKIAHPLELGEVSDGPLNLSTEWRKRIEQHASREGVTGDFDVEKIRSWIAAMGWTGLDKPVANLIIATYALLSDRAWLYNGGPTNPPELERIGPGFSLRAQELPTPDEFTAAREKAGALFGVHVPDARFARNVAKLAGEVRAKVVELEPAVGGVHKSLQRHAEELGVDPMQGRARTARDAADVLAVLSGEQEPTKLLRALAGVSYQATSEVMSRALTSAPKVLAALDGVDWSLLASTREFVGRPDSAGEMASRLVDDVRQAAEADQLVRDLVPVLGSVQSRAVAVMKEAARSTPAPPPIPPAPNPTPPTGGAGGISLTNTGSPPVSGSGGTSGSGPIVSEPVPPTPPPGPRASRATRRVAPTAVEAELGRLVEEMRREVADYARQHPGAEIEITLRVVGPESGS from the coding sequence GTGAGCACGGCAGAGATGTACCTGCGGGACGTCATCCACATCCCCGAGTCGGTGCACGCGGGCGACTTCAAGGTCGAGCTGTCCGGTGGGTTCACCGAGACGGACGCCCGGGTCTCCGAGTACGTGGTGACCGACCAGCTCCAGGCGGCGTTCCGCAAGGCCCTCTCGGTGGTGCGGGCCGCGGTGCGCGACGGGAACTCCCACGCCGCGTACCTGCACGGGTCGTTCGGCTCCGGTAAGAGCCACTTCCTGACCGTGCTGCACGCCGTGCTCCACAACGAGCCGTCCGCGCGCGAGAAGACCGGCCTCCAGCCGGTGATCGCGGAGAACGACGACTGGTTGGGCGGCAAGAAGTTCCTGATGGTGCCCTACCACCTGGTGGGCGCCGCCGACATCGACTCGGCCATCCTCGGCGGGTACGTGGCGACCACGCGGAAGCTGCACCCGGACAAGCCGACGCCCGCCGTGTACCGGTCGGACGCGATGCTGGCCGACGCACGGCGGCAGCGGGAGTTCTTGGCCGACGACGGCAAGTTCGCGCAGTGGTTGGAGAGCGGCACGCCGCAGGAGTCCGGCGACGAGGACGACCTGGACCCCATCGACTCGGTGTCGACCTGGACGACCGCGAAGCTGGACCAGGCGTTCACCGCGCCGCAGGGCGACACGCTGCGCAGCGCGCTGGAGTCGGCGCTGCTGTCGGGCCCCATGTCCTCCTACACGCGTGGCGCGAGCGGTGATCAGCAGGCGTTCATCCCGTTGGAGAACGGGCTGGCGGTGATCAGCCGGCACGCGCGCGACGTACTCCACTACGACGGGATCATCCTGTTCCTGGACGAGATGATCCTGTGGTTGCAGGCGAACATGAAGGACCAGAGGTTCGTCAACAACCAGGTCAGCAAGCTGGTGAAGCTGATCGAGTCGGGCGACGCGGACCGGGTGCTGCCGATCGTGTCGTTCATCTCCCGCCAGCGCGACCTGTCGAAGCTGGTCGGCGAGGACGTCACCGGCGCCGAGATGAAGAACCTCGAAGCGCAGGTCAACTACCTCGCGGGCCGGTTTGACGTGGTCGAACTGGAGGACCGCAACCTCCCGGCGATCATCAAGGAACGCGTTCTCAAGCCGGTGTCGCCGCAGGCCCGCACGGCGTTGGACGAGGCGTTCGCGACGATCGAGTCGGCCAACGCGCTGTCGCGGGACGTGCTGCTGGACTCCGGGGGCGTGACCGGCGCGACGTGGGCCGAGTTCCGTGACGTCTACCCGCTCTCCCCCGCGTTGCTCAACGTGCTGGTGACGCTCTCCGGCGCGTTGCAGCGGGAGCGCACGGGTCTGAAGTTGCTGCAGGAGATGCTGCGCCGCCGTCGCGCGGACATGAAGCTGGGTGAGCTGATCCCGCTCGGCGACCTGTGGGACGTGCTGTCCGACGGCACCGGCGAGGCGTTCACCGACAAGCTCAAGCGCGAGGCGGACGCCGCCCACCGCTTCCACTCGAAGGTCCGCGCGCACCTGCTGGAGAAGTACGGCAGCGAGGGCGACACCCGGTTCGTGCAGGACGACCGGCTGGTCAAGACACTGCTGCTGGCCTCGCTCGCCCCCGCTGTGCCGGCGTTGAGCCGGTTGACCGGCGCGCGACTGGCCGCGCTGAACCACGGGTCGATCCGGTCCCGGGTCGGCACGCCCGCGTCGGTGGTGGTGCAGCGGCTGCGGGCGTTGCAGGCGGAGTTCGGTGAGCTGCGCTCCGAGGGCGACGAGGACCCGGTGTTCAGCCTGCACCTGTCCGACCTCGACATCGAGCCGCTGCTGGAGAAGGTCGGCGAGCAGGACAGCCTCGGCGCCCGGCGAGTGTGGATCAAGGACCAACTGTGGCAGGCGCTCGGTGTGAAGGACTCGCAGGAGTTCGTGTCCGAGCGCGAAGTCGTCTGGCGGGGCACGCGGCGGGTCGCCGAGTTCGTGTTCGGCAACGTGCGCGACCACTCCGACCTGCCGGACATGCAGTTCACGCCGAGCGTCGACGGCCGGGTGCGGTTCGTGCTCGACTACCCGTTCGACGCGGCCGGGGCTCCGCCGGTGGACGACGCGCGACGGGTGCAGAAGCTCAAGCGCGAGGGCACCGAAGCGGCCACCGTGGTGTGGTTGCCGCACTTCCTGTCCAGCCAGAAGTCCGGGCAGCTCGGCCGTTTACTGAAGATCAACTATCTGCTGGAGCGGGACCGGCTGGACGACCATGCGGCGAATCTGTCCACCGACGACCGGATTCGCGTGCGGCACCAGTTGCAGGCGCAGAAGGACAACCTCACCACGCAGCTCAGGGCAGCGTTGCAACAGCTCTACGGCATCTCCGGCGGCGACGAGGGCACGATCGGCGCGGAGGTCGGCGAGGACGGGCACGTGTTGTCCCTGCTGCCGTCGCACAAGCCGCGCCTGCACGGCGGCGCGGCCTTCGAGTACAACTTGCTGGCGCTGGCCGACAGCGCGTTCGATGTGCTCTACCCGAAGCACCCGGACTTCGACGTGACCCGCAGCCGCAAGCCGGTGACCACGGGCGAGCTGCGGACCGTGCTGAAATGGGTCACCGAGGCACAGGAAAGCGGCAACCAGCGTATCGTGGTGGACCGCAAGGACCTCGCGCTGGTCCGGAAGATCGCGCACCCGCTGGAGCTGGGCGAGGTCAGCGACGGGCCGCTGAACCTGTCCACAGAGTGGCGCAAGCGCATCGAGCAGCACGCCTCCCGCGAGGGCGTGACCGGTGACTTCGACGTGGAGAAGATCCGCTCCTGGATCGCCGCGATGGGGTGGACGGGACTGGACAAGCCGGTCGCGAATCTGATCATCGCCACCTACGCGTTGCTGTCCGACCGCGCCTGGCTCTACAACGGCGGCCCGACCAACCCGCCGGAGCTGGAGCGCATCGGTCCCGGCTTCAGCCTGCGGGCGCAGGAGCTGCCGACGCCCGACGAGTTCACGGCGGCGAGGGAGAAAGCGGGCGCGCTGTTCGGCGTGCACGTGCCGGACGCGCGGTTCGCCCGGAACGTGGCCAAGCTGGCGGGTGAGGTGCGGGCGAAGGTGGTCGAGCTGGAGCCTGCGGTCGGTGGCGTGCATAAGTCACTGCAGAGGCACGCGGAGGAACTCGGCGTCGACCCCATGCAGGGACGTGCGAGAACGGCACGGGACGCGGCGGACGTGCTCGCCGTCCTGTCCGGCGAGCAGGAGCCGACGAAACTCCTGCGTGCCCTGGCGGGTGTGAGCTACCAGGCGACCAGCGAGGTGATGAGCCGTGCCCTGACCTCCGCACCGAAGGTGCTGGCCGCGTTGGACGGCGTGGACTGGTCGCTGCTGGCCTCCACGCGCGAGTTCGTCGGACGTCCGGACAGCGCGGGCGAGATGGCGTCGCGTCTGGTGGACGACGTGCGGCAGGCCGCCGAGGCCGACCAGCTCGTCCGGGACTTGGTGCCGGTGCTGGGGTCGGTCCAGTCGCGGGCCGTCGCGGTAATGAAGGAGGCGGCGCGAAGCACGCCTGCGCCGCCTCCCATCCCACCGGCTCCGAACCCGACGCCACCGACCGGTGGTGCTGGCGGCATCAGCCTCACGAACACCGGCAGCCCGCCTGTGTCTGGCTCCGGCGGCACCAGTGGGTCCGGGCCGATCGTGTCCGAACCCGTGCCTCCCACTCCCCCGCCCGGTCCGCGCGCGTCGCGCGCCACCCGCCGGGTCGCGCCCACCGCGGTGGAGGCCGAGCTGGGCAGGCTGGTGGAGGAGATGCGGCGCGAGGTCGCCGACTACGCCCGGCAGCACCCCGGCGCGGAGATCGAGATCACGCTGCGCGTGGTCGGGCCGGAGAGCGGGTCCTGA
- the pglZ gene encoding BREX-2 system phosphatase PglZ, with translation MAVAPQVNRRIVETLLEAHLPDPRDRRLLLVHGRFDGPSPAEFKMTIGGKARRITVTDQPSVLGIVEAWQAHQAAGEDDVLVVTTVVDDRQLGWDLRAHAVGKATQTVDRVEIVKQRFGAKDVDPRIRREPWLVDALLDAEPTGGWRRPGTVLTRDAAVRALIGARLGGAELTEGGIDAAALLAWSRTPAAAGFATLPESERKGLVSWLEENVGDAAAVLMDLASAGRADDAMALGILGSVATGKGVAGEIAVAFGGLLGVRPKGNQLPAFVDAVAGTLDRWLTEVQAGGEAARRRVLDVVTRADELAESAELTEALAGNRYLRSGFRSRLRTLGTALSRRRDDAAEKSLRDVEEHALAELFPAQTSTASMAVRLVRWLGQPEPQVESVAGAIRSHLGEWGWVDRALAVLWAGDEVHDPVLGQAYRRVHDAVRERRDRLDESFARRLAAWTTTASTLNPAGCLLVEDVLERVVAPLAKEHAPLVLVLDGMSSAVAVELGEQLAERGWHEASLEHGGRLGAVAAIPSVTTVSRAALLTGSPTAGAQGVERDGFAAFWRRRHRQAVLFHKSEIGGHAGQRLSEPLVTALAGDDVVAVVLNTIDDALDHGREGNRTGWRVEDVTYLRELLDAARAYGRPVVLVSDHGHVLDRSTDGRTPTGAAGVESVRWRLGTAEDGEVGLAGPRVLAGGGRVVVPWREDIRYLQRRAGYHGGAALAEMTVPVLVLLPAADQALPAGWRMLSPEDVTPQWWGRRTEVVAPAPQPRRKTPKAPAAPESEPLFAAPSTSLGSRIVDTKVYDAQKEFVPKGIQKPQMAAVIDVLVEGGGTRSVVAVAAAAGRAGRSPEFLVSILQRLLNVEGYPVLTPIDGGRTLKLDIDLLREQFGVGKP, from the coding sequence ATGGCCGTTGCCCCCCAGGTGAACCGGCGGATCGTGGAGACGCTGCTGGAGGCCCACCTCCCCGATCCGCGCGACCGGCGGCTGCTGCTCGTGCACGGCCGCTTCGACGGGCCGTCGCCAGCCGAGTTCAAGATGACCATCGGCGGCAAGGCCAGGCGGATCACGGTCACCGACCAGCCGTCGGTGCTCGGCATTGTGGAAGCGTGGCAGGCCCATCAGGCGGCCGGTGAGGACGACGTGCTGGTGGTCACCACCGTGGTGGACGACCGGCAGCTCGGCTGGGACCTCCGGGCCCACGCCGTCGGCAAGGCCACGCAGACGGTCGACCGAGTGGAGATCGTCAAGCAGCGGTTCGGCGCGAAGGACGTGGACCCGCGCATCCGCCGCGAGCCGTGGCTGGTGGATGCGTTGCTCGACGCCGAGCCCACCGGCGGCTGGCGTCGTCCGGGGACGGTGCTGACCAGGGACGCCGCCGTGCGGGCGCTGATCGGCGCCCGGCTGGGCGGTGCCGAGCTGACCGAAGGCGGCATCGACGCCGCCGCCCTGCTCGCCTGGTCCCGCACGCCCGCCGCCGCCGGGTTCGCCACGTTGCCGGAGTCGGAGCGCAAGGGCCTGGTGTCCTGGCTGGAGGAGAATGTCGGTGACGCCGCTGCGGTGTTGATGGACCTCGCCTCGGCGGGACGCGCGGACGACGCGATGGCGTTGGGGATCCTCGGCTCGGTCGCCACCGGCAAGGGCGTGGCCGGTGAGATCGCCGTCGCGTTCGGCGGGCTGCTGGGCGTGCGGCCGAAGGGCAACCAGCTACCCGCGTTCGTCGACGCGGTCGCGGGCACGCTGGACCGCTGGCTCACCGAGGTCCAGGCCGGTGGTGAAGCCGCGCGGCGGCGGGTGCTGGACGTGGTGACGCGGGCCGACGAGCTGGCCGAGTCCGCGGAGCTGACCGAGGCGCTCGCCGGGAACCGCTACCTGCGCAGCGGCTTCCGCTCACGCTTGCGGACGTTGGGGACCGCCTTGTCCCGGCGCCGCGACGACGCCGCCGAGAAGTCGCTGCGGGACGTGGAGGAGCACGCGCTGGCGGAACTGTTCCCCGCGCAGACCTCCACCGCGTCGATGGCCGTGCGGTTGGTCCGCTGGCTCGGGCAGCCCGAGCCGCAGGTCGAGTCCGTCGCCGGCGCGATCCGCTCCCACCTCGGCGAGTGGGGTTGGGTGGACCGGGCGCTCGCCGTGCTGTGGGCCGGTGATGAGGTCCACGACCCCGTGCTGGGGCAGGCGTACCGGAGGGTCCACGACGCGGTCCGGGAACGGCGGGACCGGCTGGACGAGTCGTTCGCCCGGCGGCTGGCGGCGTGGACCACGACTGCGTCCACGCTCAACCCGGCCGGGTGCTTGTTGGTCGAGGACGTGTTGGAGCGCGTCGTCGCACCGCTGGCCAAGGAGCACGCGCCGCTGGTTCTCGTGCTGGACGGGATGAGCAGTGCGGTCGCGGTCGAACTCGGCGAGCAGCTCGCCGAGCGGGGCTGGCACGAGGCGTCGTTGGAACACGGCGGGCGCCTCGGCGCGGTCGCGGCGATCCCGTCCGTGACCACGGTCAGCCGGGCGGCCCTGCTCACGGGATCGCCCACGGCGGGTGCGCAGGGAGTCGAGAGGGACGGGTTCGCCGCGTTCTGGCGTCGGCGCCACCGCCAGGCGGTGCTGTTCCACAAGAGCGAGATCGGCGGGCACGCCGGGCAGCGGTTGTCGGAACCGCTGGTGACGGCGCTGGCCGGGGACGACGTGGTCGCGGTCGTGCTCAACACCATTGACGACGCGCTCGACCACGGCCGTGAGGGCAACCGCACCGGCTGGCGCGTGGAGGACGTGACCTACCTCCGGGAACTCCTCGACGCCGCACGGGCCTACGGGCGGCCGGTGGTCCTCGTGTCCGATCACGGGCACGTGCTCGACCGGTCCACCGACGGTCGCACCCCGACCGGCGCGGCCGGTGTCGAGTCGGTGCGCTGGCGGCTCGGGACGGCGGAGGACGGCGAGGTGGGACTAGCCGGGCCGCGGGTGCTGGCCGGTGGCGGCCGGGTGGTCGTCCCGTGGCGGGAGGACATCCGCTACCTGCAACGCCGAGCCGGGTACCACGGCGGGGCGGCCCTGGCCGAGATGACCGTTCCGGTGCTGGTGCTGCTGCCCGCCGCGGACCAGGCGCTGCCTGCTGGGTGGCGGATGCTCTCGCCGGAGGACGTCACGCCGCAGTGGTGGGGCCGTCGAACCGAGGTGGTGGCACCTGCACCGCAACCGCGTCGGAAGACGCCCAAGGCTCCGGCCGCGCCGGAGTCCGAACCGCTGTTCGCGGCACCCAGCACGTCGCTGGGTAGTCGGATCGTGGACACGAAGGTCTACGACGCGCAGAAGGAGTTCGTGCCCAAGGGCATCCAGAAGCCGCAGATGGCGGCCGTGATCGACGTGCTGGTCGAAGGTGGCGGCACCCGATCGGTCGTCGCCGTCGCAGCCGCTGCCGGGCGGGCCGGTCGCAGCCCCGAGTTCCTGGTGAGCATCCTGCAACGCCTGCTCAACGTCGAGGGCTACCCGGTGCTGACCCCGATCGACGGCGGGCGGACGTTGAAGCTGGACATCGACCTGCTGCGTGAGCAGTTCGGGGTGGGGAAGCCGTGA